The Ziziphus jujuba cultivar Dongzao chromosome 3, ASM3175591v1 region AAGACAGGAAGATGGCGACCGAGATAGATGTGGCTTTGGAGGGTAATACCGGCGCCGAGGAAGTGGCGGCGGCGGCGGTGGCTGAGACGAAGAAGCAGGCTGAGCCGCACAAGCTGGAGAGAAAGTGGACGTTTTGGTTCGATAACCAGTCGAAGCCCAAACAAGGAGAGGCTTGGGGAACCTCCCTTAAAAGAGCCTACACTTTCGACACCGTCGAGGAGTTTTGGTGGTAACCCATCATTACCCTTCTCTGGTTTTCCTCATCTTGGTGCTTTTGAGTATTGAATTGttggctttttttttccttcttgattttttttctttagattGGATTTGTGTATCTTCTTGGTGATGCGGGTTTTagcctgttttttatttttatttttattttttactattaatTGAGTGTTATTTTGtggttatttttaatgtttcgTTTATCAGAAAGTTAGAGGTGGGGAAACAGATAATTTTTCggaattttgatgaaatttggAAATCTTGCTTCTTTTAATGGCATAAAGATTGAAACTTGGCTTGCTTGGCTTGGTGGGTGCTATTGTTTTGTAAGATCCCAGTAACGTCATAGCTTGACGATTCTGAGATTTATCTTCTTTTGGGCATCTTATGAACGAACCTTAGTCCAATTTTGTGTATAATCTAGCAGAAGTACCCATAATTAAGTTCTGccatctttaatatatatatatttgttttgtatCGAAAAGAGATTTAAGTTGGTTTTGTATGTTTGCTAGAGGGTTATTGTTTTTTAGATAGTCAATTATTTTTTGACATACTCATGTCATTCTCCTTAATTGCAAAGTTCTAATTTGTTTCTGATTGTTAACATTGAGCTAAGATACGGAGTCTTTGTGTAGTTTGTATGATCAGGTATTCAAGCCCAGCAAGTTGCCTGCCAATGCAGATTTCCACTTGTTCAAAGCTGGGATTGAGCCCAAATGGGAAGATCCCGAATGTGCTCATGGAGGAAAGTGGACCATCACCAGCAGTAGAAAGGGTGGTCTTGATACAATGTGGCTAGAAACTGTAAGTGTTTCTACCGTTCTATGCATTATGCATATGAAGTTAGTTCTGCGATAGGGTGAATTCActgattatttaatttatggggTTTTAACTTATTGTGTAGTTGATGGCTTTGATTGGAGAGCAATTTGATGAGGCTGATGAGATTTGTGGTGTTGTGGCAAGTGTGCGCCAGAGGCAGGACAAACTTGCACTATGGACAAAAACGGCTACAAACGAGGCTGCCCAGGTCAAACGCTTTCTACAATATCATAAACTAGGTTTATGGATTGAATAATCATCATGCTTATAAATATTTGCTACATGTCCATGTAAGATAGACCTGTTTTGATGAACTAAACTTTAGATTTTGCATCTGATTTTTGGCAAGTATTACTCTATATAACACAGCTTTCTTCTTTTCATTCGATGAATTTTGTCATACTCCTCAATTCTGTTTTGCCTGTTGGACTCTGATGTGTTGTtttatttctctctttattttgaaAGATCAATTCATAGTGAGGTTAAGTCGGTTGGCCTTAAAGTGGTTATAACCATATTGACTATATAACTTACTGATTTTTAAGAGCAACTCTTGCTCACTTGTTGACTGGGTGGAGgttttttgtatataaaaaacCGCTGCTAGTTATAGAATCAGAAGTAGGATATCAACTGAGTTAAGGGATGGGGGTGGAGTtccttattaaatttattttagattGCAGAATAGATCTATCTTAATTGGTTGCAGTTGTTGTTCTGTACTCGGCATGTTTCTTAATGGAGCCATGTAGGACTTGCTTCaagaatttcattttcttcGGTTCTTTCCTGTATCGTATGAATAACCATCTTAATACTTATTACCATGTCTTGTAATTGTCCAAATCTTTTGTCATATTTCATGCCATGCTTCCCATCCAATATTGAGTTCTTGTTATTTATCATGGGAAGTCAGTGATCATTCATATAATCTTTCCATCCTTTATTGCAGTCGGTGATTAAATTTTGTTCATTTGTGTCTTGTTATGTAGATGGGCATTGGAAGGAAGTGGAAGGAGATACTTGATGTCTCTGACAAGATAACTTACAGCTTCCATGTAAAATTTAGTTTATACTTTATTGATACTATCTGATTTTGAATCCACATTTTCGTCCTATATCTctcatttttttcattgttgCAGGATGATTCTAAAAGGGATAGATCAGCAAAGGCACGATACAATGTCTGAACTGCGCGCTTGGTCATTTTGTTGTATGGATCTCTGCTTGTCAGTTACTGAACTTGTGATGCATATTGCCGAACTCAATACAAGTCAACATTATGTGCTCTGTTTACTGAGGAAGCTAAattgatgatatatatttttgctcGTTCTTTTTTGAATGTAATATGATAACAACActcatatattaatatttaatttgagtGAATTTTGATTGGTTAATCTCTTTCATTTTAAACTAGTAATCATGGAATGAACTGGACTTAGTTGGGTTTTCTGTTAAGTTTCCTCTGAAGAATTTTTGGTGTAGTGGAGCTATTATGGATATTTTTTTCTCTGTCTTGTCATACTTGATTATAACTCTTTCGTTCTATAGACCCTGCGCAGCAAGTAAAGTAAGGAGGTTAAGGTTAAGCAAAATTCTGACATTAATTAGCAAGCTTAATTAAGCAATAAGCTCTGCAGAAACTAAATGGGCGAGCAAACCATACGACTTGTGagattaaatatacaaatatatggaGTTGCAGaattttatggaaattctaGTTGCAGCTTAAGTATGTAAAACCTTGACCATAGTGGACTGCAAGAGAAGTTATTGTTTGTAACAGGGTATTTAaggataaaaaagtaaaaaattaatgtgGTGATATGAGTATGACTGCAATTTTTTTGCCCACATTATTTTCACAAATTAGTGACTAATCTTTTCTGAAATTTGTTTTGGTACTATgagaaaagaaatattacaactaaaCTGAAGAATGACAAAGAGCAATATAGAATAATACAAAGACTTAGTTTTACATTCCGGTTCACAAAGGAAACGCAGATGAAAAGGAGTATCTATTAGCTATGAGCTATTAACTTGAATACATTTCTCAAAAATACAAGCATCTGATTTCATTCATGCAAGGAACCCAAGTCTCTCTCCATTTTTCTTGGCCAACCGAATCAGTCCTTGTCTTTGTTTCGGATCGGCTCCTATTGATTTGCAGAACTCCGTAATCACCTGATAAACATTGGATTTGATAAAGATTTTAAGCAACGCTAATTTGGAAACACTTGGAAACAATTTTGTGCAAAATGCTTGTAAATGAGCAAAAGGGTACGTTTAGAAAAAGCGGGAAAAACAACTTCATAGTGAAGAATTTACCTGGGAGTGTAAAGCAATTGCTTTTCCTCTCAGTTGATTGAACCTCTTCTTGCCAATAATTTGTCTTGTAACAACAACAATAGGAGCAAAAATACCTTTTCCTTCATTGACATTCTTCATCATGGGCTGCGATCGAACTGGTTTCCCAACTCGAACTTGTGTTGGAACTGTTTTAGCAAGCATGTTAAAATCTTCACCAACAATTGAAGTTCCCCAACTTCCATGGAAAGATGAACGCAACCCAGTTGCAGAAATCGAAGTTGCCATTGAAAAAAccaagaagcaaaaaaaaaaaaaaaagaaaaaaaaattaaattcgtAATTGTTTAGGATTGTTAAGAGTTTGTGAAGGTAGTTTTTGATGGGGTTTTATTAGTTTTGTGTGGAAGAGGGGATATTTTGGTGTAACTTTGAGAACCTTTGGTTTTCTATTGGGTGGCAGTGTATGAGGAAGTTTATAAAGGCATTTTGAGCCACATATATTGGTGGCGTGGATTTTTTTAGTTTGTGTTTTTCTACAAAGCgtatataaattgaataatcCTATTAATTATGGTCCCCATTTGTTTGGAAGAAATCGGAATCTGAAAATTTAGTGGCTATTTCTTTGAGTTTAGATACAattttttacccttttattaGCCGTTCAATTACGGATAGAATGATCCTGCcttttcaatatttcttttcttcaaaaagcaaaaaagagaaaagaaaagaaaaaaaaaaggttcattaTTTTGACCAGACCACCAATTGGAAGACTGAATCTAAATTTTTCCTTGATTAGTATCATCTTTGCATGTGAACAATATGTTTGCTAGTCGGTAGCTTCATGTCGAGGAAAAATTATGGGATTTTCCACGCTGAGATCCTTTGGAAGGTTCTGGAAAATATGAGTGAATGAATTTAATTTTGCTTTCTAAAGAAAGTGTTTGGTGggcttttgttttgtgtttaacAATTTCAATAGCTGGCTCAACAAAAATTTCCTACCTGTGGTTATAGTGAAAGTTTGGAATTgctaagaagaaaacaaaaaacagaaattgtatatgttttctttctttcttcttcttcctttttttttcacttatgtCAAATGTTGATTAATGTTAATTAGACATCTTAAACAATcagaaattttaaaagaaaaaaattaacttaatttatcgtgtttaatttgtatttatatttctatttttttccttctttaattttataggtaacttatatgtttaataaatattaactattactAACCAACGTTCTATATAAGCAAATTGtacacaattaaataaaaaagagccaAATACCAACAATGTCGCTAACACCTTAGTTTTCAGAGTAAATcagatttgaaaaagaaaacctaAATAGCTAATCTAAATTACAGTTCATTTTCAGCCCAATTTATTTTAgaatgacaataaaaaaaagcCAAACCAGAACTGACAGATCAAATGAGAAAATTCTTGAAAATGAATATTGTAGGGGCTTCTGGCATGAGAAACCCCTTCAAAAAATAGGCGTATGCCACTAATTGCGGCGAGCACACGGTATTCTTTAGTAAAAGGCGAAAGAATAGTTCGCTCTGTGCTCAGCGCGTGGCTGCGTGAAGTGGACGAATCCTTGACTTCCATTTTTCTACCAGCTCTCTGGTTTGCaccattttgtttctttctgaTGTGGGACTTTCATGAAAAAGAGTATGGAGAACATTCTGTTTCTATGCGTGTATGACTCTGAttataaactatatattatattgcttCCATTTTGTATGCAAAAGTTTTAGGCATGACTTACTTAATAGAGTTTATAACACTTTTAACAATAGATTTTTCAACAACTGCTCTAAAGTATCTACTGCAATAATTCTTACAGTCAAAAAATGCTCTTAGAATATATGAGTCATGTAAAATCCTTCTCAATCTTGAAACTTATTAAACTGGGTCAATTTTCGTGTGATCTTTGAATGTCAACTTTGCTAGTATTTTTGAAGTAGTTATCCTTGCACAACTTATAGCCACTCATTTTATATTGACTGGAATAATTTTCTTGACATGAACAGACTCACATTTGGACCTGGTAGTTTCTCCAAGATTCAGGCAAATGATTTTTCTTTGGAATAAGTGTGTAATGCAATGCACGTTTGcgttttttgggtaattatttGGGGTATGTGTTTTCATTAAAGCTCAGTTTCATATGGAAATCAGctgaaaatatgattttttattttttaattcttttaatttttttttttttttgtttttactcattttaaaaaagttaataactattttttcaaaattcatagATGAGTACCATGTGACAGTATAATCATGCATCAACAAAATGTTGTCAAATGgggtttgaatttttctttttgaagcaAATTACTTTGGTCCTGCTCAAAGCTGATTTAATGGCTAATCTAAGAGTAGACAAACCAACATGGaacaagaaaatgaataaaaaatgtttaataaaaCATCAAAAAAGAAGATCAACAAGGAAGACATTTATTAAACATCGAGAAAGAGAACATTTTGAGCAACTAATATGTAGGAGCTTCTCTTTAGAGAGTTGCTCCTTAAAAAAATTGGCGTATGCCACTAATTGCAGCGAGCACACGGTATTCTTTAGTAAAAGGCGAAAGAATAGTTCGCTCTGTGCTCACTGCGTGGCTGCGTGGATTACTCTGTCTTGAGACTTCCATTTCTATAGTAGTTGTCTTGTTTGTATCATCTTGCCAAATCTCCATGTGGGACTCCAACACTTTGCAGATTAAAGTTGGATTGCTCATAAAACCATCATCAGTTTTAGTGTAGTGGATTACTAGATTGAACTTTGAGTGTCTTGAACAATACATAGTGAGTACAAAAAGTCTCATGGATTTCAATAAAAGATTAGCACATTGCTTATAAAATAAGGTGATATCAAATCCCTTCAATTTCCAAGGTTAAATTTGATGCGGTTTTTTAAGTAAGCCATTGCATTTTTCCAATAGCTTTTCTATTACAAACTCCAATTTCAAGCAACATAATTTTCCTGAAACTGTACAAGAAAGCAGAATTGAATTTTCTCATCATCACATTGAAAAATGCATAAAATGGGGTTCCTTTTCTCAGGGAAGAATGAAATTTATAAAGGCCAAATGCTTAGCTAATGCAGGTCTAGTAATCTCCAAGGCTTTTCTCATAAGAGGCAACAACTGCATTTGCCTAGCTATGCCTTGTGCATACAAATTCCTTGTCATGAACTTTTAGGCATGTAAATCCTGGTAGAACATCATATGCTTCCTTCTGGATTGCAATGCCAGTTTCCAATCTTGCATGTTTGTTGGGAATCACCACGTTGTTTGTTTAGGACACAAAGAATTCAAATTCGTATTCGTGTTCGAGGACTTGTGTTACTTCTGTATCTTTTCACTGTCATGTAGAGATATTGGTAAATTGTAATTTCAGCTAGGGAGACAAAACAAATCAAAGAAGCACAAGATATTTGGAAATTAGAATTGTAGGAGCTTTCTTTGTGAAAGAAACCCCACCAAAAATAGGCATATGACACAATTTGCAGCGAGCACACGGTATTCTTTAGTAAAAGGCGAATGAATAGTTCGCTCCATGTTCACTGCATGGCTGCGTGATTTGTATGGATTCCTTGACTTCCAATTTTATACCAGCTTTCTGGTTTATaccattttgtttctttctgaTATGGAACTTCATGAGAACTGGAGGACATGCTAATTCTATGCTTGTTGACTCTGCTTataaactaaattatattaCTACCAATTCATGTGTAAAACATTTTAGGCATGACTTACAGATTCCAATAGAGTTTAACACTTCTACATCAGACTAAATTATAAACTGCAACAATTCTAACAGTTAAAATCTCTTAGAATATATGAGTCACGTTCTTGAAACTTACTGGGTGGATTTTTGTATAATGTTCGAATGTTAAAAACATTACTAGTATTTTGGGAGAGAAATTATCCTTACACAGCTTATAGCCACTCATTTTATATTGACTTTAAGAATTCTCTTCATATTAAGAGACTGCATTTAAACCTTGTAGTTTCTTAGAGATTCTGGTAAATGATTTTGCTTCTGATATAAAGCATGTAAATGCAAGTATGTGTTTTGGGGTAACTATTTGGGGGATTTCTTGGATTTCTCATCTCAACCTCCATATATTAAACAAAACACAATTTGTAGGCTAGTTTATAAGTTGGAACAAAGACCTATCTGGGTGCATTATGTGTCTTCATTAAAGCTCAGTTTGATATGGAAATCAGCTGAAAATATGAAAACacagtattttaatttaatttaattttatttttttaattcccttTACAGAAGTtgctaattatattttcaaactcAATAAATGAGTACCATGTAACAGTATAATCATGCATCAAGGAGACTTTCCAAATGGGGTTTGAAGGATGCTTTTTGAGCAAGGCCTGCTCCAGTTTAGTGACCAGTCTCAGAGTACACAAATCACCATGGAACAACCCTCAAGAGTAGAAAAATCCACGTTTCAATGAAGCAATGTTTGATAAACATCAAGAAGATAAAGTTTCAAGAAACTAATATATAGGAGCTTCTCTTGAGAGAAACCCTTTCAAAAATTTGTGTATGCCACTAATAGCGGCGAGCACACGGTATTCTTTAGTAAAAGGCGAAAGAATAGTTCGCTCTGTGCTCACCACGTGGCTGCATGAGTTGAACTGACTGGTGACTTCCATTTCTATAGCAGTTTTCTTCCTCGTGCCATCTTGTCATATCTCTATGTGGGACTCCAACCCTTAGTGGATTAAAGTTGGATTGCTCATAAAACCATCATCAGTTTAAGTGGAGTAGACTGAACTTTGAACGTCTTGAAAAATGTTGGCTTTTACTGGATTGAGAGAGGGGATACAGACTCAGTTCAAAAAGGATCATGGATATCAATCAAGATTAGCACAATAGTTAGAATGATGGTGATATTAAATCCATTCAATTGCGAAAATTAAACTCGATGCAGTTTTGGTAGTAAGCCATGCATTTTTCCATTAGCTTTTCAGTTACAAGGTCCAATTTCAGGCATCATATTTTCCTGAAAGTGTACCTGAAAAAAGAACTGAACTTGCTCATCACGTTGAAAAATGGACAAAAGGAGGTTCTTGTTTTTAGGGAAGA contains the following coding sequences:
- the LOC107422791 gene encoding eukaryotic translation initiation factor, encoding MATEIDVALEGNTGAEEVAAAAVAETKKQAEPHKLERKWTFWFDNQSKPKQGEAWGTSLKRAYTFDTVEEFWCLYDQVFKPSKLPANADFHLFKAGIEPKWEDPECAHGGKWTITSSRKGGLDTMWLETLMALIGEQFDEADEICGVVASVRQRQDKLALWTKTATNEAAQMGIGRKWKEILDVSDKITYSFHDDSKRDRSAKARYNV
- the LOC107422792 gene encoding protein PROTON GRADIENT REGULATION 5, chloroplastic; this encodes MATSISATGLRSSFHGSWGTSIVGEDFNMLAKTVPTQVRVGKPVRSQPMMKNVNEGKGIFAPIVVVTRQIIGKKRFNQLRGKAIALHSQVITEFCKSIGADPKQRQGLIRLAKKNGERLGFLA